From the genome of Falco cherrug isolate bFalChe1 chromosome 14, bFalChe1.pri, whole genome shotgun sequence, one region includes:
- the LOC102046175 gene encoding hepatocyte nuclear factor 4-beta-like isoform X2 has product MKLCQSIMDMDMPDYVNSLDSSYTMLEFDNLRVLPSNTGEISVRFLLIYLRHLCSEAEHLGKAALNHVLQVSEEVAPHPSEARISHPDAIAAESANTTLLTNGISSLCSICGDRATGKHYGASSCDGCKGFFRRSVRKNHVYSCRFSRQCVIDKDKRNQCRYCRLKKCFRAGMKKEAVQNERDRISIRRSSYEDNGSLSINVLTQAEAMAQQYSSLSPVHSTDIAMKKVATINDVCESMKQQLLVLVEWAKYIPAFCELPLDDQVALLRAHAGEHLLLGVAKRSIPYTDFLLLGNDFIIPMHCPELEIARVATRILDELVKPLRDIQIDDNEYACLKAIIFFDPDCKGLSEPGKVKNMRFQVQVNLEDYINDRQYDSRGRFSDILLLLPPLQSITWQMIEQVQFVKLFGVARIDSLLQEMLLGGTTIDLQYQSGPPNLNLEPLPGHVLPSNMSSVIHTAPDQAKPSNALPVAGSVGHTLSHP; this is encoded by the exons ATGAAGCTTTGTCAGTCCATCATGGACATGGATATGCCAGATTACGTCAATTCCTTGGACTCCTCTTATACCATGCTGGAATTTGACAACCTTCGGGTGCTCCCCAGTAACACCGGTGAGATTTCTGTTCGTTTCCTCTTGATTTACCTCCGCCACCTTTGTTCTGAAGCTGAACACCTAGGAAAGGCAG CTTTGAACCATGTTCTCCAGGTGTCTGAGGAGGTGGCTCCCCATCCCTCAGAAGCACGTATCTCACATCCAG ATGCCATCGCAGCCGAATCAGCAAACACCACCCTGCTCACCAATGGCATCAGTTCCCTGTGCTCCATCTGCGGGGACCGGGCGACCGGCAAACACTACGGGGCATCCAGCTGCGACGGCTGCAAAGGCTTCTTCAGGAGGAGTGTCCGCAAGAACCATGTCTATTCCTGCAG GTTCAGCCGACAGTGTGTGATAGACAAAGACAAGAGGAACCAGTGCAGGTACTGCAGGCTGAAGAAGTGCTTCAGAGCTGGCATGAAGAAAGAAG CTGTGCAGAATGAGCGTGACAGGATCAGCATTCGCAGGAGCAGCTACGAGGACAACGGCTCGCTCTCCATCAACGTGCTCACTCAGGCCGAGGCCATGGCGCAGCAG TATTCATCACTGAGCCCGGTGCACAGCACAGACATTGCTATGAAGAAGGTTGCAACCATCAATGATGTGTGTGAATCCATGAAACAGCAGCTTCTGGTGCTGGTTGAATGGGCAAAATACATCCCAGCGTTTTGTGAGCTCCCACTTGATGACCAG GTTGCCTTGCTCAGAGCCCACGCAGGGGAACACCTGCTCCTCGGGGTGGCCAAGCGCTCCATACCATACACCGATTTTCTGTTATTAG GAAACGACTTCATCATCCCCATGCACTGCCCAGAACTGGAAATTGCTCGTGTGGCCACCAGAATCTTGGACGAGTTGGTGAAGCCCTTGCGGGACATCCAGATCGATGACAATGAGTACGCTTGCCTTAAAGCCATCATCTTCTTTGATCCAG aCTGCAAAGGCCTCAGCGAGCCCGGGAAGGTGAAGAACATGCGCTTCCAGGTCCAAGTCAACCTAGAAGACTACATCAACGATCGCCAGTACGACTCCCGAGGCCGGTTCAGCGACAtccttctcctgctgcccccGCTGCAGAGCATCACCTGGCAGATGATCGAGCAGGTCCAGTTCGTGAAGCTCTTTGGTGTGGCCAGGATCGATAGCttgctgcaggagatgctgctgggag GAACCACCATTGATCTCCAGTACCAGTCAGGACCACCCAACCTCAACCTGGAACCGCTGCCAGGACACGTCCTCCCAAGCAACATGAGCTCTGTGATTCACACCGCTCCAGACC AGGCAAAGCCCAGCAACGCCCTGCCTGTAGCTGGATCTGTCGGGCACACTCTTTCCCATCCGTGA
- the LOC102046175 gene encoding hepatocyte nuclear factor 4-beta-like isoform X4: MKLCQSIMDMDMPDYVNSLDSSYTMLEFDNLRVLPSNTDAIAAESANTTLLTNGISSLCSICGDRATGKHYGASSCDGCKGFFRRSVRKNHVYSCRFSRQCVIDKDKRNQCRYCRLKKCFRAGMKKEAVQNERDRISIRRSSYEDNGSLSINVLTQAEAMAQQYSSLSPVHSTDIAMKKVATINDVCESMKQQLLVLVEWAKYIPAFCELPLDDQVALLRAHAGEHLLLGVAKRSIPYTDFLLLGNDFIIPMHCPELEIARVATRILDELVKPLRDIQIDDNEYACLKAIIFFDPDCKGLSEPGKVKNMRFQVQVNLEDYINDRQYDSRGRFSDILLLLPPLQSITWQMIEQVQFVKLFGVARIDSLLQEMLLGGTTIDLQYQSGPPNLNLEPLPGHVLPSNMSSVIHTAPDPSPETSLPSPSTSTGSEDYKLGSSAGPNAVVQLLPQTVIPKQEIL, translated from the exons ATGAAGCTTTGTCAGTCCATCATGGACATGGATATGCCAGATTACGTCAATTCCTTGGACTCCTCTTATACCATGCTGGAATTTGACAACCTTCGGGTGCTCCCCAGTAACACCG ATGCCATCGCAGCCGAATCAGCAAACACCACCCTGCTCACCAATGGCATCAGTTCCCTGTGCTCCATCTGCGGGGACCGGGCGACCGGCAAACACTACGGGGCATCCAGCTGCGACGGCTGCAAAGGCTTCTTCAGGAGGAGTGTCCGCAAGAACCATGTCTATTCCTGCAG GTTCAGCCGACAGTGTGTGATAGACAAAGACAAGAGGAACCAGTGCAGGTACTGCAGGCTGAAGAAGTGCTTCAGAGCTGGCATGAAGAAAGAAG CTGTGCAGAATGAGCGTGACAGGATCAGCATTCGCAGGAGCAGCTACGAGGACAACGGCTCGCTCTCCATCAACGTGCTCACTCAGGCCGAGGCCATGGCGCAGCAG TATTCATCACTGAGCCCGGTGCACAGCACAGACATTGCTATGAAGAAGGTTGCAACCATCAATGATGTGTGTGAATCCATGAAACAGCAGCTTCTGGTGCTGGTTGAATGGGCAAAATACATCCCAGCGTTTTGTGAGCTCCCACTTGATGACCAG GTTGCCTTGCTCAGAGCCCACGCAGGGGAACACCTGCTCCTCGGGGTGGCCAAGCGCTCCATACCATACACCGATTTTCTGTTATTAG GAAACGACTTCATCATCCCCATGCACTGCCCAGAACTGGAAATTGCTCGTGTGGCCACCAGAATCTTGGACGAGTTGGTGAAGCCCTTGCGGGACATCCAGATCGATGACAATGAGTACGCTTGCCTTAAAGCCATCATCTTCTTTGATCCAG aCTGCAAAGGCCTCAGCGAGCCCGGGAAGGTGAAGAACATGCGCTTCCAGGTCCAAGTCAACCTAGAAGACTACATCAACGATCGCCAGTACGACTCCCGAGGCCGGTTCAGCGACAtccttctcctgctgcccccGCTGCAGAGCATCACCTGGCAGATGATCGAGCAGGTCCAGTTCGTGAAGCTCTTTGGTGTGGCCAGGATCGATAGCttgctgcaggagatgctgctgggag GAACCACCATTGATCTCCAGTACCAGTCAGGACCACCCAACCTCAACCTGGAACCGCTGCCAGGACACGTCCTCCCAAGCAACATGAGCTCTGTGATTCACACCGCTCCAGACC catctcctgaaACATCCCTTCCATCTCCTTCTACGAGCACAGGCAGTGAAGACTATAAACTAGGTTCTAGCGCAGGACCCAACGCCGTAGTGCAGCTCTTACCTCAGACAGTGATACCCAAGCAGGAGATTTTATAG
- the LOC102046175 gene encoding hepatocyte nuclear factor 4-beta-like isoform X3: MKLCQSIMDMDMPDYVNSLDSSYTMLEFDNLRVLPSNTALNHVLQVSEEVAPHPSEARISHPDAIAAESANTTLLTNGISSLCSICGDRATGKHYGASSCDGCKGFFRRSVRKNHVYSCRFSRQCVIDKDKRNQCRYCRLKKCFRAGMKKEAVQNERDRISIRRSSYEDNGSLSINVLTQAEAMAQQYSSLSPVHSTDIAMKKVATINDVCESMKQQLLVLVEWAKYIPAFCELPLDDQVALLRAHAGEHLLLGVAKRSIPYTDFLLLGNDFIIPMHCPELEIARVATRILDELVKPLRDIQIDDNEYACLKAIIFFDPDCKGLSEPGKVKNMRFQVQVNLEDYINDRQYDSRGRFSDILLLLPPLQSITWQMIEQVQFVKLFGVARIDSLLQEMLLGGTTIDLQYQSGPPNLNLEPLPGHVLPSNMSSVIHTAPDPSPETSLPSPSTSTGSEDYKLGSSAGPNAVVQLLPQTVIPKQEIL; encoded by the exons ATGAAGCTTTGTCAGTCCATCATGGACATGGATATGCCAGATTACGTCAATTCCTTGGACTCCTCTTATACCATGCTGGAATTTGACAACCTTCGGGTGCTCCCCAGTAACACCG CTTTGAACCATGTTCTCCAGGTGTCTGAGGAGGTGGCTCCCCATCCCTCAGAAGCACGTATCTCACATCCAG ATGCCATCGCAGCCGAATCAGCAAACACCACCCTGCTCACCAATGGCATCAGTTCCCTGTGCTCCATCTGCGGGGACCGGGCGACCGGCAAACACTACGGGGCATCCAGCTGCGACGGCTGCAAAGGCTTCTTCAGGAGGAGTGTCCGCAAGAACCATGTCTATTCCTGCAG GTTCAGCCGACAGTGTGTGATAGACAAAGACAAGAGGAACCAGTGCAGGTACTGCAGGCTGAAGAAGTGCTTCAGAGCTGGCATGAAGAAAGAAG CTGTGCAGAATGAGCGTGACAGGATCAGCATTCGCAGGAGCAGCTACGAGGACAACGGCTCGCTCTCCATCAACGTGCTCACTCAGGCCGAGGCCATGGCGCAGCAG TATTCATCACTGAGCCCGGTGCACAGCACAGACATTGCTATGAAGAAGGTTGCAACCATCAATGATGTGTGTGAATCCATGAAACAGCAGCTTCTGGTGCTGGTTGAATGGGCAAAATACATCCCAGCGTTTTGTGAGCTCCCACTTGATGACCAG GTTGCCTTGCTCAGAGCCCACGCAGGGGAACACCTGCTCCTCGGGGTGGCCAAGCGCTCCATACCATACACCGATTTTCTGTTATTAG GAAACGACTTCATCATCCCCATGCACTGCCCAGAACTGGAAATTGCTCGTGTGGCCACCAGAATCTTGGACGAGTTGGTGAAGCCCTTGCGGGACATCCAGATCGATGACAATGAGTACGCTTGCCTTAAAGCCATCATCTTCTTTGATCCAG aCTGCAAAGGCCTCAGCGAGCCCGGGAAGGTGAAGAACATGCGCTTCCAGGTCCAAGTCAACCTAGAAGACTACATCAACGATCGCCAGTACGACTCCCGAGGCCGGTTCAGCGACAtccttctcctgctgcccccGCTGCAGAGCATCACCTGGCAGATGATCGAGCAGGTCCAGTTCGTGAAGCTCTTTGGTGTGGCCAGGATCGATAGCttgctgcaggagatgctgctgggag GAACCACCATTGATCTCCAGTACCAGTCAGGACCACCCAACCTCAACCTGGAACCGCTGCCAGGACACGTCCTCCCAAGCAACATGAGCTCTGTGATTCACACCGCTCCAGACC catctcctgaaACATCCCTTCCATCTCCTTCTACGAGCACAGGCAGTGAAGACTATAAACTAGGTTCTAGCGCAGGACCCAACGCCGTAGTGCAGCTCTTACCTCAGACAGTGATACCCAAGCAGGAGATTTTATAG
- the LOC102046175 gene encoding hepatocyte nuclear factor 4-beta-like isoform X1: MKLCQSIMDMDMPDYVNSLDSSYTMLEFDNLRVLPSNTGEISVRFLLIYLRHLCSEAEHLGKAALNHVLQVSEEVAPHPSEARISHPDAIAAESANTTLLTNGISSLCSICGDRATGKHYGASSCDGCKGFFRRSVRKNHVYSCRFSRQCVIDKDKRNQCRYCRLKKCFRAGMKKEAVQNERDRISIRRSSYEDNGSLSINVLTQAEAMAQQYSSLSPVHSTDIAMKKVATINDVCESMKQQLLVLVEWAKYIPAFCELPLDDQVALLRAHAGEHLLLGVAKRSIPYTDFLLLGNDFIIPMHCPELEIARVATRILDELVKPLRDIQIDDNEYACLKAIIFFDPDCKGLSEPGKVKNMRFQVQVNLEDYINDRQYDSRGRFSDILLLLPPLQSITWQMIEQVQFVKLFGVARIDSLLQEMLLGGTTIDLQYQSGPPNLNLEPLPGHVLPSNMSSVIHTAPDPSPETSLPSPSTSTGSEDYKLGSSAGPNAVVQLLPQTVIPKQEIL; this comes from the exons ATGAAGCTTTGTCAGTCCATCATGGACATGGATATGCCAGATTACGTCAATTCCTTGGACTCCTCTTATACCATGCTGGAATTTGACAACCTTCGGGTGCTCCCCAGTAACACCGGTGAGATTTCTGTTCGTTTCCTCTTGATTTACCTCCGCCACCTTTGTTCTGAAGCTGAACACCTAGGAAAGGCAG CTTTGAACCATGTTCTCCAGGTGTCTGAGGAGGTGGCTCCCCATCCCTCAGAAGCACGTATCTCACATCCAG ATGCCATCGCAGCCGAATCAGCAAACACCACCCTGCTCACCAATGGCATCAGTTCCCTGTGCTCCATCTGCGGGGACCGGGCGACCGGCAAACACTACGGGGCATCCAGCTGCGACGGCTGCAAAGGCTTCTTCAGGAGGAGTGTCCGCAAGAACCATGTCTATTCCTGCAG GTTCAGCCGACAGTGTGTGATAGACAAAGACAAGAGGAACCAGTGCAGGTACTGCAGGCTGAAGAAGTGCTTCAGAGCTGGCATGAAGAAAGAAG CTGTGCAGAATGAGCGTGACAGGATCAGCATTCGCAGGAGCAGCTACGAGGACAACGGCTCGCTCTCCATCAACGTGCTCACTCAGGCCGAGGCCATGGCGCAGCAG TATTCATCACTGAGCCCGGTGCACAGCACAGACATTGCTATGAAGAAGGTTGCAACCATCAATGATGTGTGTGAATCCATGAAACAGCAGCTTCTGGTGCTGGTTGAATGGGCAAAATACATCCCAGCGTTTTGTGAGCTCCCACTTGATGACCAG GTTGCCTTGCTCAGAGCCCACGCAGGGGAACACCTGCTCCTCGGGGTGGCCAAGCGCTCCATACCATACACCGATTTTCTGTTATTAG GAAACGACTTCATCATCCCCATGCACTGCCCAGAACTGGAAATTGCTCGTGTGGCCACCAGAATCTTGGACGAGTTGGTGAAGCCCTTGCGGGACATCCAGATCGATGACAATGAGTACGCTTGCCTTAAAGCCATCATCTTCTTTGATCCAG aCTGCAAAGGCCTCAGCGAGCCCGGGAAGGTGAAGAACATGCGCTTCCAGGTCCAAGTCAACCTAGAAGACTACATCAACGATCGCCAGTACGACTCCCGAGGCCGGTTCAGCGACAtccttctcctgctgcccccGCTGCAGAGCATCACCTGGCAGATGATCGAGCAGGTCCAGTTCGTGAAGCTCTTTGGTGTGGCCAGGATCGATAGCttgctgcaggagatgctgctgggag GAACCACCATTGATCTCCAGTACCAGTCAGGACCACCCAACCTCAACCTGGAACCGCTGCCAGGACACGTCCTCCCAAGCAACATGAGCTCTGTGATTCACACCGCTCCAGACC catctcctgaaACATCCCTTCCATCTCCTTCTACGAGCACAGGCAGTGAAGACTATAAACTAGGTTCTAGCGCAGGACCCAACGCCGTAGTGCAGCTCTTACCTCAGACAGTGATACCCAAGCAGGAGATTTTATAG
- the ZDHHC7 gene encoding palmitoyltransferase ZDHHC7, which yields MQSSGHRFRDVEHHPLLAENDSYDSSSSEADMAERVWFIRDGCGMVCAIMTWLLVVYADFVVTFVMLLPSKDFWYSVINGVLFNCLAVLALSSHLRTMLTDPGAVPKGNATKEYMDNLQLKPGEVIYKCPKCCSIKPERAHHCSICKRCIRKMDHHCPWVNNCVGEKNQRFFVLFTMYIALISAHALILCGFQFFSCVRGQWTECSDFSPPVTVILMIFLCLEGFLFLTFTAVMFGTQIHSICNDETEIERLKSEKPTWERRLRWEGMKSVFGGQPSLLWISPFAGFQIRRLLLRAKKGGAEFSV from the exons ATGCAGTCATCAGGGCACAGATTCCGTGATGTTGAGCACCACCCGCTTCTTGCTGAAAATGACAGCTACGATTCCTCTTCCTCAGAGGCCGACATGGCAGAGAGGGTTTGGTTTATCCGAGATGGCTGTGGTATGGTCTGTGCTATAATGACATGGCTTCTGGTTGTCTATGCAGACTTCGTAGTGACTTTTGTCATGTTGCTGCCTTCCAAAGACTTTTGGTACTCTGTGATCAACGGTGTTCTCTTTAACTGCTTGGCAGTACTAGCTTTGTCATCACACCTGAGAACTATGCTAACTGATCCA GGGGCTGTACCCAAAGGAAATGCCACTAAAGAATACATGGATAATTTGCAACTGAAACCAGGAGAAGTGATCTACAAATGTCCAAAGTGCTGTAGTATCAAACCTGAACGTGCACACCATTGCAG taTTTGCAAACGATGTATTCGAAAGATGGATCACCACTGCCCATGGGTGAATAATTGTGTGGGGGAGAAAAATCAGagattttttgttctgtttacg ATGTATATAGCCCTAATTTCAGCTCATGCGCTCATACTGTGTGggtttcagtttttctcctgtgtCCGAGGGCAGTGGACTG AATGCAGTGACTTCTCCCCACCTGTAACTGTGATCCTGATGATCTTCTTGTGCCTTGAgggttttctgtttctcactttCACTGCAGTCATGTTTGGCACCCAAATCCACTCAATATGCAATGATGAAACG GAGATTGAAAGACTGAAGAGTGAAAAGCCAACATGGGAGCGGCGACTACGTTGGGAAGGAATGAAATCTGTTTTTGGGGGTCAGCCTTCACTCTTGTGGATCAGTCCTTTTGCAGGATTTCAAATCAGGCGACTTCTACTGAGAGCAAAGAAAGGAGgagctgaattttctgtttga